Proteins from one Mus caroli chromosome 3, CAROLI_EIJ_v1.1, whole genome shotgun sequence genomic window:
- the LOC110290645 gene encoding late cornified envelope protein 1F-like yields MSCQQSQQQCQPPPKCTPKCPPKCQTPKCPPKCPPKCPPKCPPVSSCCSLGSGGCCGSSSGGCCSSGGCCSSGGCCSSGGGGCCLSHHKPRRSLRRHRHSSGCCSSGGSSDCCGSSGCCGSSGCCGSSGCCGGNQQSGGCC; encoded by the coding sequence ATGTCCTGCCAGCAGAGCCAGCAACAGTGCCAGCCTCCTCCCAAGTGCACCCCGAAGTGCCCTCCCAAGTGCCAGACCCCTAAGTGCCCCCCAAAGTGTCCCCCTAAATGCCCTCCCAAGTGCCCTCCTGTGTCTTCCTGCTGTAGCCTGGGTTCAGGGGGCTGCTGTGGCTCCAGCTCTGGTGGTTGCTGCAGCTCTGGTGGCTGCTGCAGTTCTGGTGGCTGCTGCAGCTCTGGGGGTGGTGGCTGCTGCCTGAGCCACCACAAGCCTCGCAGATCCCTCCGTCGCCATCGCCATAGCTCTGGATGCTGTAGCAGTGGTGGTAGCAGTGACTGTTGTGGCAGCAGTGGTTGCTGTGGCAGCAGTGGTTGCTGTGGCAGCAGTGGCTGTTGTGGTGGTAACCAGCAGTCTGGGGGCTGCTGCTGA
- the C3H1orf68 gene encoding skin-specific protein 32 isoform X1 → MCEQQKQSQFLPSCVKGSGLGVGQGSDGAFGKGQVSGQIQAVGAPGPVPCQPQTVVRYSAPVPAQTYVRYQVPCQTKTYVKCPTPCQTYVKCPAPCQTTYVKCPAPCQTTCVKCPAPCQKTYVKCPAPCQTTNVKCPAPCQTTSVKCPAPCQAQTYYVQYQVPYQTYYTQASSSGSGPQGCVPDPCSVPCSTSYCCLAPRSFGVSPLRRWVQRPQGWNTGSSSCCEDSGCCSSGGCGGCGGCGGCGGCNSCCGSGCCCLGIIPMRSRGPACCDHEDDCCC, encoded by the coding sequence ATGTGTGAGCAACAGAAGCAGTCACAGTTCCTTCCATCTTGTGTGAAGGGTTCCGGACTGGGAGTGGGGCAAGGTAGTGATGGTGCCTTTGGGAAAGGCCAGGTTTCCGGCCAGATCCAAGCTGTTGGTGCTCCAGGGCCTGTTCCCTGCCAGCCTCAAACCGTTGTGAGATACTCAGCTCCAGTTCCTGCTCAAACTTACGTGAGATACCAAGTTCCGTGTCAGACCAAAACCTACGTGAAATGCCCAACTCCCTGCCAGACATACGTGAAATGTCCAGCCCCATGCCAGACTACTTATGTGAAGTGCCCAGCCCCATGCCAGACGACCTGTGTGAAATGCCCAGCACCATGCCAGAAGACCTATGTGAAATGTCCCGCCCCATGCCAGACAACTAATGTGAAGTGCCCAGCTCCGTGTCAGACGACCTCTGTCAAATGTCCAGCTCCTTGCCAGGCTCAGACATACTATGTCCAGTATCAGGTTCCTTACCAGACCTACTATACTCAGGCTTCTTCAAGTGGCTCGGGACCTCAGGGCTGTGTTCCTGACCCATGCTCTGTCCCTTGTTCCACTAGCTACTGCTGTTTGGCTCCCCGGAGCTTTGGGGTGAGTCCTCTGAGACGCTGGGTCCAGCGGCCCcaaggatggaacacaggatctTCTAGCTGCTGTGAGGATTCTGGGTGCTGCAGTTCCGGAGGCTGCGGGGGCTGCGGGGGCTGCGGGGGTTGCGGCGGCTGCAACAGCTGCTGTGGCTCTGGGTGTTGCTGTTTGGGAATTATTCCCATGAGATCCAGAGGTCCTGCATGCTGTGATCATGAGGATGATTGCTGCTGTTAA
- the C3H1orf68 gene encoding skin-specific protein 32 isoform X2 — MCEQQKQSQFLPSCVKGSGLGVGQGSDGAFGKGPVPCQPQTVVRYSAPVPAQTYVRYQVPCQTKTYVKCPTPCQTYVKCPAPCQTTYVKCPAPCQTTCVKCPAPCQKTYVKCPAPCQTTNVKCPAPCQTTSVKCPAPCQAQTYYVQYQVPYQTYYTQASSSGSGPQGCVPDPCSVPCSTSYCCLAPRSFGVSPLRRWVQRPQGWNTGSSSCCEDSGCCSSGGCGGCGGCGGCGGCNSCCGSGCCCLGIIPMRSRGPACCDHEDDCCC, encoded by the exons ATGTGTGAGCAACAGAAGCAGTCACAGTTCCTTCCATCTTGTGTGAAGGGTTCCGGACTGGGAGTGGGGCAAGGTAGTGATGGTGCCTTTGGGAAAG GGCCTGTTCCCTGCCAGCCTCAAACCGTTGTGAGATACTCAGCTCCAGTTCCTGCTCAAACTTACGTGAGATACCAAGTTCCGTGTCAGACCAAAACCTACGTGAAATGCCCAACTCCCTGCCAGACATACGTGAAATGTCCAGCCCCATGCCAGACTACTTATGTGAAGTGCCCAGCCCCATGCCAGACGACCTGTGTGAAATGCCCAGCACCATGCCAGAAGACCTATGTGAAATGTCCCGCCCCATGCCAGACAACTAATGTGAAGTGCCCAGCTCCGTGTCAGACGACCTCTGTCAAATGTCCAGCTCCTTGCCAGGCTCAGACATACTATGTCCAGTATCAGGTTCCTTACCAGACCTACTATACTCAGGCTTCTTCAAGTGGCTCGGGACCTCAGGGCTGTGTTCCTGACCCATGCTCTGTCCCTTGTTCCACTAGCTACTGCTGTTTGGCTCCCCGGAGCTTTGGGGTGAGTCCTCTGAGACGCTGGGTCCAGCGGCCCcaaggatggaacacaggatctTCTAGCTGCTGTGAGGATTCTGGGTGCTGCAGTTCCGGAGGCTGCGGGGGCTGCGGGGGCTGCGGGGGTTGCGGCGGCTGCAACAGCTGCTGTGGCTCTGGGTGTTGCTGTTTGGGAATTATTCCCATGAGATCCAGAGGTCCTGCATGCTGTGATCATGAGGATGATTGCTGCTGTTAA